From Priestia aryabhattai, one genomic window encodes:
- a CDS encoding FadR/GntR family transcriptional regulator: MKNERSKVYVEILKQIRQLMEDDRLTTGDKIPSERELSERLGAGRSSVREALRALELIGLIETRRGEGTFIKEVGDHQFIDLLATFLVQDGKTKSDLIQTRYILEKSCLFSVLAEQHEINVSKAIQKQNDDCLKSLFDYLFSLQPNRLLHRIWLIICRFSQTFQQNSAPSDTLISELVEALVKKDEAAVLNLHHQCYKQV; this comes from the coding sequence TTGAAGAATGAACGTTCAAAAGTATATGTAGAAATTCTAAAACAAATTCGCCAGCTAATGGAAGACGATCGTTTAACTACGGGGGATAAAATCCCGTCAGAACGAGAGCTTTCTGAACGGTTAGGCGCAGGACGTTCTTCCGTTCGAGAAGCGCTCAGAGCGTTAGAGCTAATTGGGTTGATTGAAACTAGAAGAGGTGAAGGTACGTTTATTAAAGAAGTAGGAGATCATCAATTTATTGATTTATTAGCTACTTTTTTAGTACAAGACGGTAAAACAAAATCAGATTTAATTCAGACGAGATATATTCTTGAAAAGAGCTGTTTGTTTTCTGTTTTAGCGGAACAGCACGAAATCAATGTTTCGAAAGCAATTCAAAAACAGAATGACGATTGTTTAAAGAGCTTGTTTGACTATTTGTTTTCTTTGCAGCCTAATCGGCTATTACACCGAATCTGGCTGATTATTTGCCGCTTTTCTCAAACTTTTCAACAAAACTCAGCGCCAAGCGACACTCTGATAAGTGAATTAGTAGAGGCGTTAGTTAAAAAAGATGAAGCAGCTGTATTAAATCTTCACCATCAATGCTACAAACAAGTGTGA
- a CDS encoding FxsA family protein, translating to MVRKLLPLLLIVPAVEVMILIYSSHLIGVMSTFLLIIATSFIGAFLAKKQGTFLFQKAQRQMSQGHVPSSEILDGMCVLFGGLFLLFPGFLTDVVGFIFLLPFTRRIVKPFLLMWLRRFFQGRNRMTIIR from the coding sequence ATGGTGAGGAAGCTTCTTCCGCTCCTTCTTATTGTACCTGCTGTTGAGGTAATGATTTTGATTTATTCAAGTCATCTCATTGGTGTAATGTCAACATTTTTACTGATTATTGCTACCAGTTTTATTGGTGCGTTTCTAGCGAAAAAACAAGGAACATTTCTTTTTCAAAAAGCACAGCGTCAGATGAGCCAGGGACATGTTCCGAGCAGTGAAATCCTTGATGGTATGTGTGTACTATTTGGCGGGCTGTTTCTGCTGTTTCCAGGCTTCTTGACAGATGTTGTAGGCTTTATCTTTTTACTGCCGTTTACACGCAGAATCGTTAAGCCTTTTCTTTTAATGTGGTTAAGAAGATTTTTTCAAGGACGTAATCGAATGACGATTATTCGTTAA
- a CDS encoding NAD(P)-dependent malic enzyme → MSLREEALHMHRINKGKLESKSKIPVRNAEDLSLAYSPGVAEPCKEIYDDVNNVYEYTMKGNMVAVVSDGTAVLGLGNIGPEAALPVMEGKAVLFKSFAGVDAFPICLNTTDVDKIIETVKLLEPTFGGVNLEDIAAPNCFEIEERLKKETNIPVFHDDQHGTAIVTVAGLLNALKLTGRKMSQIKVVANGAGAAGIAIIKLLYSYGVRDIIMCDSKGTIYDKRPHGMNRIKDEVAAYTNRSKVEGTLADALEEADVFIGVSVEGALTPEMIAKMNPDPIIFAMANPVPEIMPEEAKKAGAKVIGTGRSDFPNQVNNVLAFPGIFRGALDVRATHINEKMKMAAVEAIANLITEEDLNTDYVIPGPFDARVAPAVAAAVAKAAMETGVARIKVKPEAVAENTRRLAIIE, encoded by the coding sequence TTGTCTTTACGTGAAGAAGCATTGCATATGCACCGCATTAACAAAGGTAAACTAGAATCAAAGTCCAAAATTCCTGTTCGAAACGCCGAGGATTTAAGCCTTGCTTATTCCCCTGGTGTAGCAGAACCTTGCAAAGAAATATATGATGATGTAAACAATGTATATGAATATACGATGAAAGGAAATATGGTAGCTGTTGTATCTGATGGCACTGCCGTATTGGGCTTGGGCAATATAGGCCCTGAAGCTGCTCTGCCAGTAATGGAAGGAAAAGCTGTCCTTTTTAAAAGTTTTGCCGGCGTAGATGCATTCCCAATTTGTTTAAACACGACAGATGTGGACAAAATTATAGAAACTGTTAAATTGCTAGAACCTACTTTTGGAGGCGTTAATTTAGAAGATATTGCGGCTCCTAACTGTTTTGAAATTGAAGAGCGGTTGAAGAAGGAAACAAATATCCCAGTTTTTCATGATGATCAGCATGGAACGGCTATTGTTACGGTAGCGGGTCTTCTTAATGCCCTGAAGCTGACAGGAAGAAAAATGTCACAAATCAAAGTGGTAGCGAATGGAGCAGGAGCTGCTGGCATTGCTATTATTAAATTATTATACAGCTATGGAGTTCGCGATATCATTATGTGTGATTCCAAAGGAACGATTTATGACAAGCGTCCTCACGGCATGAACCGTATAAAAGATGAAGTTGCAGCCTATACAAACCGAAGCAAAGTAGAAGGGACGTTAGCTGATGCGTTAGAAGAAGCTGACGTGTTTATTGGAGTTTCGGTTGAAGGAGCACTCACACCGGAGATGATTGCAAAGATGAATCCAGACCCAATCATTTTTGCAATGGCAAATCCCGTGCCTGAAATTATGCCAGAAGAAGCTAAAAAAGCTGGCGCGAAAGTAATAGGCACCGGACGTTCAGATTTTCCTAATCAAGTGAACAATGTCTTAGCGTTTCCGGGGATATTCCGAGGTGCACTAGATGTGCGTGCTACTCATATTAATGAAAAAATGAAAATGGCTGCAGTTGAGGCCATTGCTAATTTAATTACGGAAGAGGACTTGAATACAGACTACGTGATTCCAGGTCCCTTTGATGCACGAGTGGCTCCTGCAGTAGCGGCCGCTGTTGCAAAGGCAGCTATGGAAACAGGCGTTGCCCGAATAAAAGTAAAGCCAGAAGCCGTAGCTGAAAATACACGTCGCTTAGCGATTATTGAATAA
- the accA gene encoding acetyl-CoA carboxylase carboxyl transferase subunit alpha, which translates to MVSELEFERPIVELRNKIAELKEFAKNTEVDLSSEIDKLENRLEKVENDIYNHLSPWNRVQIARHPERPTTLDYISRLFTNFLECHGDRFYGDDEAIVGGIAKFNGVPVTVIGHQRGKDTKENIRRNFGMPHPEGYRKALRLMKQAEKFNRPIICFIDTKGAYPGKAAEERGQSEAIAKNLFEMAGLTVPVICIVIGEGGSGGALALGLGNHLHMLENSTYSVISPEGAAAILWKDSSLAKKAAETMKITAPDLKELGIVDEVVSEVKGGAHRDIDAQAGYMESIIKKSLKELLNLSKEELVEERYLKYKKIGQFAAENDAITIK; encoded by the coding sequence GTGGTAAGTGAATTAGAATTTGAACGTCCAATTGTTGAGTTGCGAAACAAGATTGCAGAGCTTAAAGAGTTTGCTAAAAATACAGAAGTGGATTTATCTAGCGAAATTGATAAGCTAGAAAATCGCTTAGAAAAAGTAGAAAACGATATTTACAATCATCTAAGCCCGTGGAACCGTGTTCAAATTGCTCGTCACCCTGAGCGTCCTACAACACTTGATTATATTTCTCGCTTGTTTACAAACTTTTTAGAGTGTCATGGAGATCGCTTTTATGGAGATGATGAAGCAATCGTAGGAGGAATTGCCAAGTTTAATGGTGTGCCTGTTACCGTGATTGGACATCAGAGAGGTAAAGACACGAAAGAAAATATTCGTCGTAATTTTGGCATGCCTCATCCTGAAGGCTACCGTAAAGCACTGCGTCTAATGAAGCAAGCGGAGAAATTTAACCGCCCAATTATTTGCTTTATTGATACAAAAGGAGCTTATCCAGGGAAAGCGGCAGAAGAGCGCGGACAAAGTGAAGCTATTGCGAAAAATCTTTTCGAAATGGCTGGCTTAACTGTACCTGTTATTTGCATTGTAATTGGAGAAGGAGGAAGCGGAGGAGCCTTGGCATTAGGTTTGGGAAATCACCTTCATATGCTTGAGAACTCCACGTATTCAGTTATTTCTCCAGAAGGAGCGGCAGCCATTCTTTGGAAAGATTCTTCTCTTGCGAAAAAAGCAGCTGAAACGATGAAGATTACAGCACCAGATCTGAAAGAACTGGGTATTGTAGATGAAGTGGTTTCAGAGGTAAAAGGCGGAGCTCACCGAGATATCGATGCACAAGCTGGATACATGGAGAGCATTATCAAGAAATCATTAAAAGAGCTGCTGAATTTATCAAAAGAAGAGCTAGTGGAAGAGCGTTATTTAAAATACAAAAAAATCGGACAATTTGCAGCTGAAAACGATGCCATTACTATAAAATAA
- the pyk gene encoding pyruvate kinase — protein MRKTKIVCTIGPASESVEKLVELINSGLNVCRLNFSHGDFEEHGARIVNIREAAKQTGKTVGILLDTKGPEIRTNTMENGAIELEEGSEIIVSMTEVVGTTEKFSITYPGLIDDVHVGSKILLDDGLIGLEVLDVNKTDGEIKTKVLNPGTLKNKKGVNVPNVSVNLPGITEKDANDIVFGIEQGIDFIAASFVRRASDVLEIRELLEKHNAAHIQIISKIENQEGVDNIKEILEVSDGLMVARGDLGVEIPAEEVPLVQKDLIKQCNALGKPVITATQMLDSMQRNPRPTRAEASDVANAIFDGTDAIMLSGETAAGSYPVEAVQTMHSIASRAEQALNYSEILQQRSKQVGPSITDAIGQSVVHTALNLNASAIVAPTESGYTAKIVSKYRPQSPIVAVAANDSVARRLSLVWGVTPVVGERVSTIDDMLDHAVNDAVKTGVVAHGDLVVITAGVPVGESGATNLMKVQVVGDVLAKGQGIGRKAAVGKVVIAKNAEEANAKMTEGAILVTNSTDRDMISAIEKAGALITEEGGLTSHAAVVGLNLSIPVIVGVENATSVFSEDQDITVDASRGVVYNGHASVL, from the coding sequence ATGCGTAAAACTAAAATTGTATGTACTATTGGACCAGCGAGTGAAAGTGTAGAAAAATTAGTTGAACTAATTAACTCAGGCTTAAACGTTTGTCGTCTAAACTTCTCTCACGGTGACTTTGAAGAGCACGGTGCACGTATTGTTAACATTCGTGAAGCTGCGAAACAAACAGGTAAAACAGTAGGTATCTTACTTGATACAAAAGGACCTGAAATTCGTACAAACACAATGGAAAATGGTGCAATTGAGTTAGAAGAAGGCTCTGAAATCATTGTTTCTATGACAGAAGTAGTGGGAACAACTGAAAAATTCTCAATTACATATCCAGGTCTAATTGATGACGTACACGTAGGATCAAAAATTCTTTTAGATGACGGTTTAATCGGTCTTGAAGTACTAGACGTCAATAAAACTGATGGTGAAATTAAAACAAAAGTACTTAACCCTGGTACATTAAAAAATAAAAAAGGTGTAAACGTGCCAAACGTAAGTGTAAACCTTCCTGGTATCACTGAAAAAGATGCAAACGATATTGTATTCGGTATCGAACAAGGCATTGATTTTATCGCTGCTTCTTTTGTGCGTCGCGCATCTGATGTATTAGAAATTCGTGAACTACTAGAAAAACACAATGCAGCTCACATTCAAATCATCTCAAAAATCGAAAACCAAGAAGGCGTAGATAACATCAAAGAAATTCTTGAAGTTTCAGACGGCTTAATGGTTGCTCGTGGTGACTTAGGAGTAGAAATTCCTGCTGAAGAAGTACCATTAGTACAAAAAGATCTAATCAAACAATGTAACGCGCTTGGCAAACCAGTTATTACAGCTACACAAATGCTTGATTCAATGCAACGCAACCCGCGCCCGACTCGTGCGGAAGCAAGTGACGTTGCCAATGCCATCTTTGATGGTACAGATGCAATTATGTTATCTGGTGAAACAGCTGCAGGTTCTTACCCAGTTGAAGCTGTACAAACAATGCATTCAATCGCTTCTCGTGCTGAGCAAGCTCTAAACTACTCTGAGATTTTACAACAGCGTAGCAAGCAAGTTGGCCCATCTATTACAGATGCAATCGGACAATCTGTTGTACACACAGCGCTTAACTTAAATGCTAGTGCAATCGTAGCGCCAACAGAAAGTGGTTATACAGCGAAAATCGTTTCTAAATATCGTCCGCAATCTCCAATCGTAGCTGTTGCAGCAAACGATTCTGTTGCACGTCGTCTTTCTCTAGTATGGGGTGTTACACCAGTTGTTGGTGAGCGCGTAAGTACAATTGACGATATGTTAGATCACGCTGTAAATGACGCAGTAAAAACAGGCGTTGTAGCACACGGCGACTTAGTTGTTATTACTGCTGGTGTTCCGGTTGGAGAATCAGGTGCAACGAACTTAATGAAAGTTCAAGTTGTAGGTGACGTTCTTGCTAAAGGACAAGGAATCGGTCGTAAAGCAGCAGTTGGTAAAGTAGTTATTGCTAAAAATGCTGAAGAAGCAAATGCAAAAATGACTGAAGGTGCTATCCTTGTTACAAACAGCACAGATCGCGATATGATTAGTGCAATTGAAAAAGCAGGGGCTCTTATTACAGAAGAAGGCGGTCTAACAAGCCATGCAGCTGTAGTAGGATTAAACTTAAGCATTCCTGTCATTGTAGGCGTAGAAAACGCAACAAGCGTATTCTCAGAAGATCAAGATATTACAGTTGATGCTTCACGTGGTGTTGTATACAACGGACACGCAAGCGTACTGTAA
- the accD gene encoding acetyl-CoA carboxylase, carboxyltransferase subunit beta, with the protein MLRDLFTKNTKTPKKRKYATIPSEHMRQDVPEGIMTKCKKCKKIMYTKELNKNLKVCLNCGYHHQMTAPERIESLIDNGTFVEYDKDMTSENPLGFPDYLEKLEKDREKTNLSEAIVTGEGDIEGIKVVVAVMDSHFRMGSMGSVVGEKITRAIEKAKEMHVPFLIFTASGGARMQEGVLSLMQMAKTSAALKMFSDGGGLIISIMTHPTTGGVSASFASLGDYNLAEPGALIGFAGRRIIEQTIREELPEDFQTSEFLLKHGQLDGVIDRHDLKETLTTILDIHVAGGDIEW; encoded by the coding sequence TTGTTACGAGATTTATTTACAAAAAACACAAAAACTCCAAAAAAACGAAAATATGCTACGATTCCTTCTGAGCATATGAGACAAGATGTACCTGAAGGGATTATGACCAAGTGTAAAAAGTGTAAAAAAATAATGTATACGAAAGAGTTAAATAAAAACTTAAAAGTATGCTTAAACTGTGGGTATCATCATCAAATGACAGCACCGGAGCGTATTGAAAGCTTGATTGACAACGGTACGTTTGTTGAATATGACAAAGATATGACGTCAGAAAACCCTCTTGGGTTCCCGGACTATCTTGAAAAGCTTGAAAAAGATCGTGAGAAAACTAATTTAAGTGAAGCGATTGTTACGGGTGAAGGGGATATTGAAGGAATTAAAGTAGTGGTTGCTGTTATGGATTCACATTTCCGTATGGGAAGCATGGGCTCTGTAGTAGGTGAGAAAATTACTCGTGCCATTGAAAAAGCGAAGGAAATGCATGTTCCATTCCTTATTTTCACAGCTTCAGGCGGTGCACGTATGCAAGAAGGTGTTCTGAGCTTGATGCAAATGGCTAAAACTAGCGCAGCTCTTAAAATGTTCAGTGATGGAGGCGGCTTAATCATTTCGATTATGACACATCCTACTACAGGAGGAGTGTCAGCAAGCTTTGCTTCATTAGGCGATTATAATCTAGCCGAGCCGGGCGCGTTAATTGGCTTTGCTGGAAGACGTATTATTGAACAAACAATTAGAGAAGAGCTTCCAGAAGATTTTCAGACGTCGGAATTTCTGTTGAAGCATGGTCAGCTAGATGGAGTTATTGACCGTCACGATTTAAAAGAAACGTTAACAACTATTTTAGATATACACGTAGCAGGAGGTGACATCGAGTGGTAA